The Paraburkholderia acidisoli genome contains a region encoding:
- a CDS encoding Lrp/AsnC family transcriptional regulator, with protein MQNLSLDAIDMRLLAALQEHGRASNLDLAAAIKLSPAQTLRRHRRLEELGVIRRYETRLDAQALGFGVVAFIQVTMERGQMRELVKFKELVATLPQVQECYSVTGDIDYVLKVVARDLKALSEFLLDTLMRAPGVSSAQSIVCLDELKGTSAMPLEA; from the coding sequence ATGCAAAACCTCTCGCTCGACGCGATCGACATGCGGCTCCTCGCCGCGCTTCAGGAGCACGGTCGCGCCTCCAACCTCGACCTCGCGGCCGCCATCAAGCTTTCGCCCGCGCAAACGCTGCGGCGTCATCGCCGGCTGGAAGAACTCGGCGTGATCCGGCGCTACGAAACGCGGCTCGACGCCCAGGCGCTCGGCTTTGGCGTGGTGGCGTTCATTCAGGTGACGATGGAGCGCGGGCAAATGCGCGAGCTCGTCAAGTTCAAGGAACTGGTCGCGACGTTGCCGCAGGTGCAGGAGTGCTATTCGGTGACGGGCGATATCGACTACGTGCTGAAGGTGGTGGCGCGCGATCTCAAGGCGCTTTCCGAATTCCTGCTCGATACGTTGATGCGCGCGCCCGGCGTGAGCAGCGCGCAGTCGATCGTCTGTCTCGACGAACTCAAAGGCACGAGCGCCATGCCGCTCGAGGCCTGA
- a CDS encoding amino acid aminotransferase has protein sequence MFEHIDAYPGDPILSLNENFQKDPRQNKVNLSIGIYFDDEGRLPVMKAVHEAEAALLAEPGAKPYLPMAGFAQYRDAVQQLVFGAACPSRAANRIATVQTLGGSGALKVGADFIKRYFPASQVWVSDPTWENHRFIFERAGFTVNTYPYYDEATGGLKFDAMLSAIDALPAKSIVLLHACCHNPTGVDLDRAQWEQLIDVLQKRDLLPFVDMAYQGFGAGLDDDAFAVRELSKRGVPAFVANSFSKNFSLYGERCGGLHVICEDAAAADRVLGQLTGSVRSNYSNPPTHGAKIVTRVLSTPALKQSWEQELTAMCERIARMRVAIHDGLRAHASEAALARYVKQRGMFTYTGLSEKQVERLKEEFGVYILRSGRMCVAGLNEKNVSVVVDAVGKVMKD, from the coding sequence ATGTTCGAACATATCGATGCCTATCCCGGCGACCCGATCCTCTCGCTCAACGAGAATTTCCAGAAGGACCCGCGTCAGAACAAGGTCAATCTGAGCATTGGCATCTATTTCGACGACGAAGGCCGTCTGCCGGTCATGAAGGCCGTTCACGAAGCCGAGGCCGCGCTGCTCGCAGAACCGGGCGCGAAACCGTATCTGCCGATGGCGGGCTTCGCGCAGTATCGCGACGCGGTGCAGCAACTCGTGTTCGGCGCGGCGTGCCCGTCGCGCGCGGCCAACCGTATCGCGACCGTGCAGACGCTCGGCGGTTCGGGCGCGCTCAAGGTGGGTGCCGATTTCATCAAGCGCTATTTCCCGGCGAGCCAGGTGTGGGTGAGCGACCCGACGTGGGAAAACCATCGCTTCATCTTCGAGCGCGCGGGCTTCACGGTGAACACCTACCCGTACTACGACGAGGCGACCGGCGGGCTGAAGTTCGACGCGATGCTCTCGGCCATCGACGCGCTGCCCGCGAAGAGCATCGTGCTGCTGCACGCGTGCTGTCATAACCCCACCGGCGTCGATCTCGACCGCGCGCAGTGGGAGCAACTGATCGACGTGCTGCAAAAGCGCGACCTGCTGCCGTTCGTCGACATGGCGTACCAGGGCTTCGGCGCGGGTCTCGACGACGACGCCTTCGCGGTGCGCGAACTCTCGAAGCGTGGCGTGCCGGCGTTCGTGGCCAATTCGTTCTCGAAGAACTTCTCGCTCTACGGCGAGCGCTGCGGCGGCCTGCACGTGATCTGCGAAGACGCGGCAGCGGCCGACCGCGTGCTCGGTCAGCTCACGGGTTCCGTGCGCTCGAACTACAGCAATCCGCCCACGCACGGCGCGAAGATCGTCACGCGCGTGTTGAGCACGCCGGCGCTCAAGCAGTCGTGGGAGCAGGAACTCACGGCCATGTGCGAGCGCATCGCGCGCATGCGCGTGGCGATTCACGACGGCCTGCGCGCGCACGCGAGCGAAGCGGCGCTCGCGCGTTACGTGAAGCAGCGCGGCATGTTCACGTACACGGGCCTGAGCGAGAAGCAGGTCGAGCGTCTCAAGGAAGAGTTCGGCGTGTACATCCTGCGTTCGGGCCGCATGTGCGTGGCCGGTCTCAACGAGAAGAACGTGAGCGTGGTCGTGGACGCGGTCGGCAAGGTGATGAAGGACTGA
- the ldcA gene encoding muramoyltetrapeptide carboxypeptidase, which translates to MTTHRHIELIAPSGYPQDPAVVHRALARLRAQGHRVSGVEATERRYQRFAGTDGQRAAEINRLADPSRDLPDIVLAVRGGYGATRILHGLDYEGLQSRLRDQPIAFVGHSDFTAIQLALLARSGLKTFGGPMLVSDFGAENLSSFTMHHFWDALSKPNFTLKVNAPQTRAASVAGPLWGGNLAVLTSLIGTPYMPPVEGGILFVEDVNEQPFRVERMIYQLHLSGILARQQALVLGDFSGGKSYDYDNGYDLREMVEQIRSVIGIPVITGLPFGHIPDMVTLPMGAQAQLEATQHGFELNVSDYPHLG; encoded by the coding sequence ATGACTACACATCGCCACATTGAACTGATCGCGCCGTCAGGCTATCCGCAGGACCCGGCCGTCGTGCATCGCGCGCTGGCGCGGTTGCGCGCGCAAGGCCATCGCGTCAGCGGCGTCGAGGCGACCGAGCGCCGTTATCAGCGTTTCGCCGGCACCGACGGTCAGCGCGCCGCCGAGATCAACCGGCTCGCCGATCCGTCGCGCGATCTGCCCGATATCGTGCTGGCCGTACGCGGTGGCTACGGCGCCACGCGCATCCTGCACGGGCTCGATTACGAAGGGCTGCAGAGCCGGTTGCGCGATCAGCCGATCGCGTTCGTCGGCCACAGCGACTTCACGGCGATCCAGCTCGCGCTGCTCGCGCGCTCGGGGCTCAAGACCTTCGGCGGCCCGATGCTTGTAAGCGATTTCGGCGCGGAAAATCTCAGCAGTTTCACCATGCATCACTTCTGGGACGCGCTCTCGAAGCCGAACTTCACGCTCAAGGTGAACGCGCCGCAGACCCGCGCGGCGAGTGTGGCCGGGCCGTTGTGGGGCGGCAATCTCGCGGTGCTCACGTCGCTGATCGGCACGCCGTACATGCCGCCCGTGGAAGGCGGCATCCTCTTCGTCGAGGACGTCAACGAGCAGCCGTTCCGCGTGGAACGCATGATTTATCAGCTGCATCTGTCGGGCATCCTCGCGCGCCAGCAAGCGCTCGTGCTCGGCGACTTCTCCGGCGGCAAGTCCTACGACTACGACAACGGCTACGATTTGCGCGAGATGGTGGAGCAGATCCGTTCGGTGATCGGCATTCCGGTGATCACGGGTCTGCCGTTCGGCCATATTCCGGATATGGTCACGCTGCCGATGGGCGCGCAGGCGCAACTCGAGGCCACGCAGCACGGCTTCGAACTCAACGTGAGCGATTATCCGCATCTCGGCTGA
- a CDS encoding ATP-binding cassette domain-containing protein, whose translation MSLLELRGVSRHFGAIHALNDVTLSLEPGQVVGLMGDNGAGKSTLVKVIAGNFPPSHGDILIDGAPVHFHKPVDARAKGIEVVYQDLALCDNLTAAANVFLGREPRIGIWPFRVLDHAAMYRRAGELFKELKSETRPRDLVRQMSGGQRQAVAIARTRLSDARLVIMDEPTAAISVRQVAEVLELIKRLSEHGIAVILISHRMPDVFEVAHRVVVMRRGRKVADKLTAASSPEEVTGLITGAIAAA comes from the coding sequence ATGAGTCTTCTTGAGCTCCGAGGCGTTTCCCGGCATTTCGGCGCGATCCACGCGCTGAACGACGTGACCTTGAGCCTGGAGCCGGGCCAGGTGGTCGGGCTCATGGGCGACAACGGCGCCGGCAAGTCCACGCTCGTCAAGGTCATCGCGGGCAACTTTCCGCCCTCTCACGGCGACATCCTCATCGACGGCGCGCCCGTCCATTTCCACAAGCCCGTCGACGCCCGCGCCAAAGGCATCGAAGTCGTCTATCAGGATCTCGCCCTCTGCGACAACCTCACGGCGGCCGCCAACGTCTTTCTCGGCCGCGAGCCGCGCATCGGCATCTGGCCGTTCCGCGTGCTCGATCACGCGGCCATGTACCGCCGCGCGGGCGAGCTGTTCAAGGAACTCAAGTCGGAGACGCGCCCGCGCGATCTCGTGCGGCAGATGTCCGGCGGCCAGCGCCAGGCCGTGGCGATCGCGCGCACGCGCTTGTCCGACGCGCGGCTCGTCATCATGGACGAACCCACGGCCGCGATCAGCGTGCGCCAGGTCGCCGAAGTGCTCGAACTCATCAAGCGACTCTCCGAGCATGGCATCGCCGTGATCCTCATCAGCCACCGCATGCCCGACGTGTTCGAGGTGGCGCATCGCGTGGTGGTCATGCGGCGCGGCCGCAAGGTCGCCGACAAGCTCACCGCGGCCTCGTCGCCGGAAGAAGTCACCGGCCTCATCACGGGAGCGATCGCCGCCGCCTGA
- a CDS encoding ABC transporter permease — protein sequence MPTLLDDPQAAKTHTRWTQMLASQVFWVVLATVVACVVLSFATSSFATQQNLFNVTRNFAFVAIVALGMMAVIVTGGIDISVGSTIGISGIVLSVVMNAGWPLWAGIGMALLTAGLVGLVNGVLIAYLDMQPFVVTLGMLSVGRSLALVISRSRTIFDFGPDGSKLLALGGGSTLGVANPVWFLIVLALLFWFAFTYTRWGRYVFAVGGNRHAARLTGVPVRGVICSVYVLGGLMAGVAAILEVGWLGAVTTGLGTGDELRVIAATVIGGTNLMGGIGSAFGTVVGAALIEVIRNSLILLGVDSFWQGTVVGSFIIVAVLFNRLGGDRERS from the coding sequence ATGCCGACCCTGCTCGACGACCCGCAGGCCGCGAAAACCCACACGCGCTGGACGCAGATGCTCGCGAGCCAGGTGTTCTGGGTCGTGCTCGCGACCGTCGTCGCGTGCGTCGTGCTGTCGTTCGCGACCAGCAGTTTCGCGACGCAGCAAAACCTCTTCAACGTTACGCGCAATTTCGCGTTCGTCGCCATCGTCGCGCTGGGGATGATGGCGGTGATCGTCACGGGCGGCATCGACATTTCGGTGGGCTCGACGATCGGCATCAGCGGCATCGTGCTCTCCGTCGTGATGAACGCGGGCTGGCCGCTGTGGGCCGGCATCGGCATGGCGCTGCTCACCGCCGGACTCGTCGGACTCGTGAACGGCGTGCTGATCGCCTATCTCGACATGCAGCCCTTCGTCGTCACGCTCGGCATGCTGAGCGTGGGCCGCAGCCTCGCGCTGGTGATCTCGCGCAGCCGTACGATCTTCGACTTCGGCCCCGACGGCAGCAAGCTGCTCGCGCTCGGCGGCGGCTCGACGCTCGGCGTGGCGAATCCCGTGTGGTTTCTCATCGTCCTCGCCCTGCTGTTCTGGTTCGCGTTCACCTACACGCGCTGGGGCCGGTATGTATTCGCGGTTGGCGGCAACCGGCACGCGGCCCGGCTCACGGGCGTGCCGGTGCGCGGCGTGATCTGTTCCGTCTACGTGCTCGGTGGCCTCATGGCGGGCGTGGCGGCGATCCTCGAAGTGGGCTGGCTCGGCGCGGTGACCACGGGCCTCGGCACCGGCGACGAGTTGCGCGTGATCGCGGCGACCGTGATCGGCGGCACGAATCTGATGGGCGGCATCGGCAGCGCGTTCGGCACCGTCGTGGGCGCGGCGCTCATCGAAGTCATCCGCAATAGCTTGATCCTGCTCGGCGTGGACTCGTTCTGGCAGGGCACGGTCGTCGGCTCGTTCATCATCGTCGCGGTGCTGTTCAACCGGCTCGGCGGCGACCGCGAGCGCAGTTAG
- a CDS encoding GntR family transcriptional regulator: MPKTAMDAEATGTKPEAIAARIRAAILEHRLPPGAKLTEAQLCEVFGVKRGPIRQALALLATDHLVDLEPNRGAFVASPSLQEVHEVFEMRRIIELAVVGRICSAQHGNRRLKSISETIRRERKAFESRDFPTWIRLSGEFHTALATLTGNTVLCDCLNGLVARSTLISALYESPGRSPCSFDDHAEIIEALEAGDEKTAADLMMRHLQGVELRMLDRPAGASVDLQDVFGVREAGVLVR, translated from the coding sequence ATGCCCAAGACCGCCATGGACGCCGAAGCAACCGGTACGAAACCCGAAGCGATTGCCGCGCGTATCCGCGCCGCGATCCTCGAGCACCGTTTGCCGCCCGGCGCGAAGCTGACCGAAGCGCAGTTGTGCGAAGTTTTTGGCGTGAAGCGCGGCCCTATCCGCCAGGCGCTCGCGTTGCTCGCGACCGATCACCTCGTCGACCTGGAGCCGAATCGCGGCGCGTTCGTCGCCAGCCCGTCGCTTCAGGAAGTGCACGAGGTGTTCGAGATGCGGCGGATCATCGAACTGGCGGTGGTGGGGCGCATCTGCAGCGCGCAGCACGGAAATCGTCGGCTCAAGAGCATCAGCGAGACGATCCGGCGCGAGCGCAAGGCGTTCGAGAGCCGCGATTTCCCCACGTGGATCCGCCTCTCGGGCGAGTTCCACACGGCGCTCGCAACGCTCACCGGCAACACCGTGCTGTGCGATTGCCTCAACGGCCTCGTCGCGCGCTCGACGCTGATTTCGGCGCTCTACGAATCGCCGGGTCGCAGCCCGTGCTCGTTCGACGACCACGCGGAGATCATCGAAGCCCTCGAAGCGGGCGACGAAAAGACCGCCGCCGATTTGATGATGCGGCACTTGCAGGGCGTCGAGCTGCGCATGCTCGACCGGCCCGCGGGCGCCTCGGTGGATTTGCAGGACGTATTCGGAGTGCGCGAAGCGGGCGTGCTCGTACGCTGA
- a CDS encoding DnaJ family domain-containing protein, with product MKLLDALVEQRIAAAAARGDFDDLPGAGTPQELDDQLVPEAVRVANRILKNAGFVPPAVEQLRALRDLEQAFAQEGDKAARCRLRARMLALDMALESLRGGPMVVPQEYRRRIAERLSERAALDMDSSGLAAGAA from the coding sequence ATGAAATTGCTTGATGCCCTCGTCGAACAACGGATTGCCGCCGCAGCTGCGCGCGGTGACTTCGACGACCTGCCGGGTGCCGGAACGCCGCAGGAACTCGACGACCAGCTCGTGCCCGAAGCCGTGCGCGTAGCCAACCGCATCCTGAAGAACGCCGGATTCGTGCCGCCCGCCGTGGAACAACTGCGTGCGCTGCGCGATCTCGAGCAGGCGTTCGCCCAGGAAGGCGACAAAGCCGCGCGCTGCCGCCTGCGCGCGCGAATGCTCGCGCTCGACATGGCGCTCGAATCGCTGCGCGGCGGACCGATGGTCGTGCCGCAGGAATACCGCCGCCGCATTGCCGAGCGCCTGTCCGAGCGCGCTGCGCTCGACATGGATTCGTCCGGGCTTGCCGCGGGGGCCGCGTGA
- a CDS encoding amino acid permease produces MVSDDKRDPQTTHDLPDERSGHLKRGLKNRHIQLIALGGAIGTGLFLGIAQTIQTAGPSVLLGYGLAGIVAFFIMRQLGEMVVDEPVAGSFSYFADKYMGPFAGFLSGWNYWVLYVLVSMAELSAVGIYMHYWWPALPTWVSALVFFVVINGINLTSVKSYGELEFWFAIIKVLAIVGMIGFGGWLLVSGSAGPEAGVSNLWRNGGFFPHGVTGLVMSMAVVMFSFGGLELVGITAAEADDPSHSIPRATNQVIYRILIFYIGALGVLLSLYPWQKVVAGGSPFVLIFHAMNSELVANVLNLVVLTAALSVYNSGVYCNSRMLYGLAQQGNAPRALLKVSRRGIPLAALGVSALATAACVVINYFMPGKAFELLMGLVVSALIINWAMISLIHLKFRRDKARAGETTAFRSLGYPLTNYVCLVFLAGVLVVMYLIPDLRISVYLIPVWLGVLAVAYRLWCRKAAPTLQRGMPAR; encoded by the coding sequence ATGGTTTCAGACGACAAGCGTGACCCCCAGACCACGCACGACCTGCCTGACGAGCGCAGCGGCCATCTCAAACGCGGCCTGAAGAATCGCCACATCCAGCTGATCGCGCTGGGTGGCGCGATCGGCACGGGCCTCTTTCTCGGCATCGCGCAAACCATCCAGACGGCCGGCCCCTCGGTGCTGCTCGGCTACGGCCTCGCGGGCATCGTCGCGTTCTTCATCATGCGGCAACTGGGCGAGATGGTCGTGGACGAGCCCGTGGCCGGTTCGTTCAGCTATTTCGCCGACAAATACATGGGCCCGTTCGCGGGCTTCCTCTCGGGCTGGAACTACTGGGTGCTCTACGTGCTGGTGAGCATGGCGGAGCTGTCGGCGGTCGGCATCTACATGCACTACTGGTGGCCGGCGCTCCCCACGTGGGTTTCGGCGCTGGTGTTCTTCGTCGTCATCAACGGCATTAACCTCACGAGCGTGAAGTCGTACGGCGAGCTCGAGTTCTGGTTCGCCATCATCAAGGTGCTGGCCATCGTGGGCATGATCGGCTTCGGCGGCTGGCTGCTGGTGTCGGGTTCGGCCGGTCCGGAAGCGGGCGTGTCGAACCTGTGGCGCAACGGCGGCTTCTTCCCGCACGGCGTCACGGGTCTCGTCATGTCGATGGCGGTCGTGATGTTCTCGTTCGGCGGGCTCGAACTGGTCGGTATCACCGCCGCGGAAGCCGACGATCCCTCGCACAGCATCCCGCGCGCGACCAATCAGGTCATCTACCGCATCCTGATTTTCTACATCGGCGCGCTCGGCGTGCTGCTCTCGCTGTATCCGTGGCAGAAGGTGGTGGCGGGCGGCAGTCCGTTCGTGCTGATCTTCCACGCGATGAACAGCGAACTCGTGGCCAACGTGCTCAATCTCGTCGTGCTCACCGCCGCGCTTTCCGTCTACAACAGCGGCGTGTATTGCAACAGCCGCATGCTCTACGGTCTCGCGCAGCAGGGCAACGCGCCCAGGGCGCTGCTCAAGGTCAGCCGGCGCGGCATTCCGCTGGCGGCGCTCGGCGTTTCGGCTCTCGCCACGGCGGCCTGCGTGGTCATCAACTACTTCATGCCGGGCAAGGCGTTCGAACTGCTGATGGGGCTCGTGGTATCGGCGCTCATCATCAACTGGGCGATGATCAGCCTGATCCATCTGAAGTTCCGCCGCGACAAGGCGCGCGCCGGTGAGACGACCGCGTTCCGCAGCCTCGGCTATCCGCTCACGAATTACGTGTGTCTCGTGTTCCTCGCGGGCGTTCTCGTTGTAATGTATCTGATTCCGGATTTGCGGATTTCCGTGTACCTGATTCCGGTGTGGCTGGGCGTGCTGGCGGTGGCGTACCGCCTGTGGTGCCGCAAGGCCGCGCCAACGCTGCAACGCGGCATGCCCGCGCGCTGA
- the tadA gene encoding tRNA adenosine(34) deaminase TadA has protein sequence MDDALVPPAAPEPELSAEPLSERDRHFMRLAQAAAEEARAAGEVPVGAVLVRGDEVIAKGFNHPIGTHDPSAHAEMAALRAGALALGNYRLPGCELYVTLEPCLMCAGAIMHARIARVVFGAHDPKTGACGSVVDAFANAQLNHHTSVAGGVLADECSAALRAFFAERRRASREARQAQLAGAQTADKHGPNPDTAG, from the coding sequence CTGGACGACGCACTCGTGCCGCCTGCCGCGCCGGAACCCGAACTTTCCGCCGAACCCCTCAGCGAACGCGACCGCCATTTCATGCGCCTCGCGCAGGCCGCTGCCGAAGAAGCGCGCGCGGCCGGCGAAGTGCCCGTGGGCGCCGTGCTCGTGCGCGGCGACGAAGTGATCGCGAAGGGCTTCAATCATCCGATCGGTACGCACGATCCGTCCGCGCACGCCGAAATGGCCGCCTTGCGCGCCGGCGCGCTCGCGCTGGGAAACTACCGCTTGCCCGGCTGCGAACTGTATGTGACCCTCGAACCCTGCCTCATGTGCGCGGGCGCGATCATGCATGCGCGCATCGCGCGCGTCGTGTTCGGCGCGCACGATCCCAAGACGGGCGCTTGCGGCAGCGTCGTCGATGCCTTCGCCAACGCGCAGCTCAATCACCATACGAGCGTAGCCGGTGGTGTGCTGGCGGACGAGTGCAGCGCGGCCTTGCGCGCGTTCTTCGCCGAACGCCGCCGCGCGAGCCGCGAGGCCCGGCAGGCGCAACTCGCGGGCGCCCAAACCGCCGACAAGCACGGACCGAACCCGGATACGGCCGGTTAG